In Horticoccus luteus, the following proteins share a genomic window:
- a CDS encoding HAD-IA family hydrolase codes for MNDARDAPRRDFVAVFDADGVFLRTTQPANFLENRYGLTPERSAAFYKAMVPCLTGDADMAALLPDFLREWKSPESVDEFLEGAFGSGTEIVPEVADVVADLRTQGVICCLATNQDKRRMAYLERMNLRTHFDAVFVSCEMGVKKPDLAFYEKVGERFAGRTLAFWDDRSENVIAANKSGWTSFEFTGVASLRGDLARLMTGRGRGS; via the coding sequence GTGAACGACGCGAGAGACGCTCCGAGAAGGGACTTCGTAGCGGTTTTCGATGCGGATGGGGTGTTTTTGCGAACGACCCAGCCGGCGAATTTTCTGGAGAACCGTTACGGTCTGACGCCTGAGAGGAGCGCGGCGTTCTACAAAGCGATGGTGCCGTGCCTGACCGGAGACGCCGATATGGCGGCTTTACTGCCAGACTTTTTGCGGGAGTGGAAGAGCCCGGAGTCGGTGGATGAATTTCTCGAGGGCGCGTTCGGCTCAGGAACGGAGATCGTGCCCGAAGTAGCGGACGTCGTTGCGGACCTAAGAACGCAAGGCGTGATCTGTTGCCTCGCTACGAACCAAGACAAACGCCGCATGGCTTATCTGGAGCGGATGAACCTCCGGACGCATTTTGATGCGGTGTTTGTTTCCTGCGAGATGGGAGTCAAAAAGCCGGACCTCGCGTTTTATGAAAAGGTGGGAGAGCGGTTTGCCGGCCGCACCTTGGCGTTTTGGGATGATCGATCGGAGAATGTAATCGCAGCCAATAAAAGCGGCTGGACGTCCTTTGAATTTACGGGCGTAGCGAGTTTGCGCGGGGACCTTGCGCGACTGATGACGGGGCGCGGACGCGGATCGTGA
- a CDS encoding OPT family oligopeptide transporter has protein sequence MAESSPTAAGASASINSNAADHPIYVDGFQGTPAEIERQWYEKVYVGRGDRMAQLTLRAVLMGTILGGILSLTNLYIGLKAGWGFGVAITACIVSYATWNALLKLRLARTPMTILENNCMQSTASAAGYSTGATLVSAFSAYVMINNQSMPFWQMMAWVFVLAVLGVTMAIPMKRQMINTEQLRFPTGTASAVTLQTLYSEGKKAAKSARALTIGAVAAAISQFWMDGLQLISAKLAPFTLGSLVERANTAVIGPVWMGRTVFFVWDPIFIAGGALMGLRAGASMLLGGTLCWAVFVPLMQANGTITGSSFREIVQWTLWGGVSCMVTSGILAFALQWRSIVAAMGSMGRMFRRGRNVSAAESVMERIETPMSWFFIGQGLALIAVCWLGKVTLGLPVWESALAVIITFFLALVACRVTGETDTTPIGAMGKVTQLLFGALNPGNMNINLMSANITSSAAMASADLLTDLKSGYLLGANPRKQFLAQFAGIFMGTLASVAAFRVLVPNAAALGGDQFPAPAAQAWRAVAVALSKGLDALEPVKLWSIAIGGAVGILLVLLPRWFPKQQNWIPSPAAMGLAWTFHWYYGMLFCLGAVIARLLEKKNPKLSEAYTWPVASGIIAGGSLMGVLIIFWENGPEMLRQFLGG, from the coding sequence ATGGCCGAATCCTCCCCGACTGCCGCCGGTGCTTCCGCATCGATCAATTCCAACGCCGCCGACCACCCGATTTATGTGGACGGTTTTCAAGGTACGCCGGCCGAAATCGAGCGGCAATGGTATGAGAAGGTGTATGTGGGGCGCGGCGACCGGATGGCGCAGCTCACGCTGCGTGCGGTGCTGATGGGCACGATTCTGGGCGGCATCCTGTCGCTGACGAATCTCTATATTGGGTTGAAGGCGGGCTGGGGATTCGGCGTTGCGATCACGGCCTGCATCGTTTCCTACGCGACGTGGAACGCGCTGCTGAAGCTGCGGCTCGCGCGCACGCCGATGACGATTCTCGAAAACAATTGCATGCAGTCGACGGCGAGCGCGGCGGGTTATTCGACCGGGGCGACGTTGGTGTCGGCCTTTTCTGCGTATGTGATGATCAACAATCAATCGATGCCGTTCTGGCAGATGATGGCGTGGGTGTTCGTGCTGGCGGTGCTCGGCGTGACGATGGCGATTCCGATGAAGCGGCAGATGATCAACACCGAGCAGTTGCGTTTCCCGACCGGCACGGCCTCGGCGGTGACGTTGCAAACACTCTATTCGGAAGGGAAAAAGGCGGCGAAGTCGGCGCGGGCACTGACCATCGGTGCCGTGGCGGCGGCGATCAGTCAGTTCTGGATGGATGGACTCCAACTGATCAGCGCAAAACTCGCGCCGTTCACGCTGGGCTCGCTGGTGGAGCGGGCGAATACGGCGGTGATCGGGCCGGTGTGGATGGGGCGCACGGTGTTTTTTGTGTGGGATCCGATCTTCATCGCGGGCGGCGCGCTGATGGGGTTGCGGGCGGGAGCGAGCATGCTGCTGGGCGGCACGCTGTGCTGGGCGGTGTTTGTGCCGCTCATGCAGGCGAACGGGACGATCACGGGCTCGTCGTTTCGCGAGATCGTGCAATGGACGCTGTGGGGAGGGGTGAGCTGCATGGTGACGTCGGGCATTCTGGCGTTCGCGTTGCAATGGCGGAGCATCGTGGCGGCGATGGGCTCGATGGGGCGGATGTTTCGGCGAGGACGGAACGTCTCCGCGGCGGAGTCGGTGATGGAGCGGATCGAGACGCCGATGTCGTGGTTTTTCATTGGGCAAGGGTTGGCGCTGATCGCGGTGTGCTGGTTGGGCAAAGTGACGCTGGGGCTGCCGGTATGGGAGAGTGCGCTGGCGGTGATCATCACGTTTTTTCTGGCATTGGTGGCGTGCCGCGTGACGGGGGAGACGGATACGACGCCGATCGGAGCGATGGGGAAGGTGACGCAGTTGCTCTTCGGCGCGCTGAATCCGGGCAACATGAACATCAACCTGATGAGCGCGAACATCACGTCGAGCGCGGCGATGGCGTCGGCCGATTTGCTGACGGATTTGAAGAGCGGCTATCTCCTGGGAGCGAATCCGCGGAAGCAGTTCCTCGCGCAGTTTGCGGGCATATTCATGGGCACGTTGGCGTCGGTGGCGGCGTTTCGGGTGCTCGTGCCGAATGCGGCGGCGCTGGGCGGCGACCAATTTCCGGCGCCGGCGGCGCAGGCGTGGCGGGCCGTGGCGGTGGCGTTGAGCAAGGGGTTGGACGCGCTCGAACCGGTGAAGCTGTGGTCGATCGCGATCGGTGGCGCGGTCGGGATTCTCCTCGTGCTGCTGCCACGGTGGTTTCCGAAGCAGCAGAATTGGATCCCGTCACCGGCCGCCATGGGGCTGGCGTGGACGTTTCACTGGTATTACGGGATGCTCTTCTGCCTGGGTGCGGTCATCGCGCGGCTCCTGGAGAAGAAGAATCCGAAGCTCTCCGAGGCTTACACGTGGCCGGTGGCGTCGGGCATCATCGCTGGCGGCTCGCTGATGGGCGTGCTGATCATCTTCTGGGAAAACGGGCCGGAGATGCTGCGGCAGTTTCTCGGCGGTTGA
- a CDS encoding VOC family protein produces the protein MTRVTGIGGVFIKAKDPVALRAWYQTHLGIDVQTWGGTAFRWVDAAGAPTGGTTAWQIGDGANFAPGTASFMINYRVADLRALLKALREEGCRVLDQVEESDYGRFGWVVDPEGNKVELWEPPAGQ, from the coding sequence ATGACACGCGTCACCGGAATTGGCGGAGTATTTATTAAAGCGAAAGATCCCGTGGCGTTGCGCGCGTGGTATCAGACGCATCTCGGAATTGACGTGCAGACGTGGGGCGGCACGGCCTTCCGCTGGGTGGATGCCGCAGGCGCGCCGACGGGCGGCACCACGGCGTGGCAAATCGGCGACGGCGCAAATTTCGCGCCGGGCACGGCCTCGTTTATGATCAATTACCGAGTGGCCGATTTGCGGGCGCTCTTGAAAGCGCTTCGCGAAGAGGGGTGTCGGGTGCTCGATCAGGTGGAGGAGTCCGACTACGGCCGCTTTGGCTGGGTCGTGGACCCAGAAGGCAACAAGGTCGAGCTGTGGGAGCCGCCCGCGGGCCAATGA
- the argA gene encoding amino-acid N-acetyltransferase gives MSNGPPPSSPPAHPALATTIKPTDLRGILKYVPRFQGQIFIIAMDGSIIADENFPNLLVDIAVLRSLGIKVVLVHGIGRQIQELSELRGIPITDAYGSGVTDAATLDLAIRASSRISHLVLEGLAQNNLKAVITNSVRALPVGIIRGVDQQLTGKVERIDKEFISALIDQQVVPVVTSVAFGPDGKSLRINSDLLAAELAEALHATKVIYLTPQPGLEVDGAVRRDISIDELRGILQDRPERIPDAVRSKASHAVKAIETGTPRVHVVDGRIFDGLLNEIFSNEGVGTLIYGNDYQQIRKATRRDVRFIYNLTRAAVRREELLVRSQQAIEKNIEHFYVFEIDENIIACVTLYFYPEKMALAEVGALYVLPFYHNRGIGKKMVDFACMMAKQRGANTIIALSTQSFGFFTNVCGFEETTTDVLPETRLKQYLEGGRNAKVLVKSLA, from the coding sequence ATGAGCAACGGTCCCCCTCCCTCCTCTCCGCCCGCGCATCCCGCGCTGGCCACCACCATCAAGCCCACCGACCTGCGTGGGATCTTGAAATACGTGCCGCGCTTCCAAGGGCAGATTTTCATCATCGCGATGGATGGCTCGATCATCGCCGACGAGAATTTCCCCAACCTCCTCGTCGACATCGCCGTTCTCCGCTCGCTCGGCATCAAGGTTGTCCTCGTCCACGGCATCGGCCGGCAGATTCAAGAGCTCTCCGAACTGCGCGGCATCCCGATTACCGACGCGTATGGCTCCGGCGTCACCGATGCGGCCACCCTCGATCTCGCGATTCGCGCCTCCTCGCGCATTTCGCACCTCGTCCTCGAAGGTCTCGCGCAAAACAACCTCAAGGCCGTCATCACCAACTCCGTCCGCGCGCTCCCCGTCGGCATCATTCGCGGCGTGGATCAGCAACTCACCGGCAAGGTGGAACGGATCGACAAGGAGTTCATCAGCGCTCTCATCGACCAGCAAGTCGTGCCCGTCGTCACCTCCGTGGCCTTCGGTCCCGATGGAAAATCGCTGCGCATCAATTCCGACCTGCTCGCGGCCGAACTCGCCGAAGCGCTGCACGCCACGAAAGTCATCTACCTCACCCCGCAGCCCGGCCTCGAGGTGGATGGCGCCGTTCGCCGCGACATCTCGATCGACGAGCTCCGCGGCATTTTGCAGGACCGCCCCGAACGGATTCCCGACGCTGTGCGCAGCAAGGCCTCGCACGCCGTTAAAGCCATCGAGACCGGCACCCCTCGCGTGCATGTCGTCGACGGCCGCATCTTCGATGGTCTCCTCAACGAGATTTTTTCCAACGAAGGCGTCGGCACGCTCATCTACGGCAACGACTATCAGCAGATCCGGAAAGCCACCCGCCGCGACGTGCGCTTCATCTACAATCTGACGCGCGCCGCAGTCCGCCGCGAAGAACTTCTCGTCCGCTCCCAACAGGCGATCGAGAAAAACATCGAACACTTCTACGTCTTCGAGATCGACGAGAACATCATCGCCTGCGTCACCCTGTATTTTTATCCCGAGAAAATGGCCCTCGCCGAGGTCGGTGCGCTTTACGTTCTCCCCTTCTACCACAATCGCGGCATCGGCAAAAAGATGGTCGATTTCGCGTGCATGATGGCCAAGCAACGCGGCGCCAACACCATCATCGCGCTCTCCACGCAAAGCTTCGGCTTCTTTACCAACGTCTGCGGTTTCGAGGAGACGACGACCGATGTTTTGCCGGAAACCCGGCTCAAACAATACCTCGAAGGCGGCCGCAACGCGAAGGTGCTGGTCAAGTCCCTCGCCTGA
- a CDS encoding proline--tRNA ligase encodes MKFWSQFFIPTLKESPADAEIASHKLLVRAGLVRKLSGGLYTYLPLGLIVMRKLTQLCREEIDRAGGIELAMPHLHPAENWRDGPRWAAAREIMFRADSAGEGQRAGREPEFVLGPTHEEIITPLVKTEITSYRDLPKNFYQIGTKFRNEIRPRYGLMRAREFVMMDAYSFDVNDERAVASYFAMKGAYEAFFRRVGVQAIAVEADTGVMGGSFSHEFMVPAEIGDDDVIYNEASGYAANREKAASALVPADWADAAPAGAVEEFATPGVVTIAALEAAPYAVPADRQFKTLVYIGDGKPFVVILRGSDELETAKLGSLGFTVTRPATPEEIEPVLGAKPGSLGAVKGTFKNEAALAGIFADHAIRLIGNGTTGANRDGFHLRNVNVTRDLAVTRFGDFRRVRAGEPDVKSGQPLQVRRGIEVGHIFKLGTKYSEKFGAVFTDDQKQSHPMVMGCYGIGISRTLQAVIEQSHDADGIVWPWNAAPFHVHICLLDPQDAAAAEMARQLGAAAERGGADVLIDDRVERPGVKFKDADLLGLPLRITIGGRGLKEGIIEVKWRTAKEAVKVPLTEAEAHITAAVTEAASNAGR; translated from the coding sequence ATGAAGTTCTGGTCGCAGTTTTTCATTCCGACACTGAAAGAAAGCCCGGCGGACGCGGAGATCGCGTCGCACAAGCTGCTCGTGCGCGCGGGGCTGGTGCGCAAATTGAGCGGCGGGCTCTACACGTATCTGCCGCTGGGATTGATCGTCATGCGGAAACTGACGCAGCTTTGCCGGGAGGAGATCGACCGCGCGGGTGGCATCGAGCTCGCGATGCCGCACCTGCATCCGGCGGAAAACTGGCGGGACGGCCCGCGGTGGGCGGCGGCGCGGGAGATCATGTTTCGCGCGGACAGCGCGGGCGAGGGCCAGCGGGCGGGGCGCGAGCCGGAGTTTGTGCTGGGGCCCACGCATGAGGAGATCATCACGCCGCTGGTGAAGACGGAAATCACGAGCTACCGCGACCTGCCGAAAAATTTCTATCAGATCGGCACGAAGTTTCGCAACGAGATCCGGCCGCGCTACGGGTTGATGCGCGCGCGCGAATTCGTGATGATGGACGCGTATTCCTTCGACGTGAACGACGAGCGCGCGGTCGCGAGCTACTTCGCGATGAAGGGCGCCTACGAGGCGTTTTTCCGGCGCGTGGGCGTGCAGGCGATCGCGGTCGAGGCGGACACCGGCGTGATGGGCGGCAGTTTTTCGCATGAGTTCATGGTGCCGGCGGAGATCGGCGACGATGATGTGATTTACAACGAGGCCAGCGGCTACGCGGCGAACCGCGAGAAGGCGGCGAGTGCGCTCGTGCCGGCGGATTGGGCGGACGCGGCGCCGGCGGGAGCCGTGGAGGAATTCGCGACGCCGGGCGTGGTGACGATCGCCGCGCTGGAAGCGGCGCCGTATGCGGTGCCCGCGGACCGGCAGTTCAAGACGCTCGTTTACATCGGCGACGGGAAACCGTTCGTGGTGATTTTGCGCGGCAGCGACGAACTCGAAACGGCGAAGCTCGGCAGTCTCGGGTTCACGGTGACGCGGCCGGCGACGCCGGAGGAAATCGAGCCGGTGCTGGGCGCCAAGCCGGGCAGCCTCGGCGCGGTGAAAGGCACGTTCAAGAACGAGGCGGCGCTGGCGGGGATTTTCGCGGACCACGCCATTCGTCTGATTGGCAACGGGACGACCGGTGCGAACCGCGACGGGTTTCACCTGCGCAATGTCAATGTGACGCGCGATCTCGCGGTCACGCGTTTCGGCGATTTCCGCCGGGTGCGCGCGGGAGAACCGGACGTGAAGTCAGGCCAGCCGCTGCAAGTGCGCCGCGGCATCGAAGTCGGGCACATCTTCAAGCTGGGCACGAAATATTCGGAAAAATTCGGCGCGGTTTTCACCGATGACCAGAAGCAGAGTCACCCGATGGTGATGGGATGCTACGGCATCGGGATCAGCCGGACGCTGCAGGCGGTGATCGAACAGAGCCACGATGCGGATGGCATCGTGTGGCCGTGGAATGCGGCGCCGTTTCACGTGCACATTTGTTTGCTCGATCCGCAAGACGCGGCGGCGGCGGAAATGGCGCGTCAGCTCGGGGCGGCGGCGGAGCGCGGAGGCGCGGACGTGTTGATCGACGACCGCGTGGAGCGGCCGGGGGTGAAGTTCAAGGATGCAGATCTGCTCGGTTTGCCGTTGCGGATCACGATCGGCGGTCGCGGCCTGAAGGAAGGCATCATCGAGGTAAAATGGCGGACGGCGAAGGAGGCGGTCAAAGTGCCGCTGACGGAGGCCGAGGCGCACATCACGGCGGCGGTGACGGAAGCGGCCAGCAACGCGGGCCGCTGA
- a CDS encoding ATP-dependent Clp protease adaptor ClpS, protein MISAETKTTPSPSAHTETETALAGLWRVVVLNDPVNLMSYVVLVFKKVLGFDESTARRHMLEVHELGRSVVWTGVREKAEAYVYTLQQWHLTVILERDETH, encoded by the coding sequence ATGATTTCTGCCGAGACGAAAACGACGCCCAGCCCGAGCGCACACACCGAAACCGAGACGGCACTGGCCGGCTTGTGGCGCGTGGTCGTGCTCAACGATCCGGTGAACTTGATGTCGTATGTCGTGCTCGTGTTTAAAAAGGTTCTGGGTTTCGACGAATCGACGGCGCGGCGGCACATGCTGGAGGTGCACGAACTCGGCCGCTCAGTGGTGTGGACGGGGGTGCGCGAGAAGGCGGAGGCTTACGTCTACACGTTGCAGCAATGGCACCTGACGGTGATCTTGGAGCGCGATGAAACGCATTGA
- the hemG gene encoding protoporphyrinogen oxidase, producing the protein MSASSSSSRSFAILGAGITGLTAAYRLTRLGHNVRVFESAARVGGAIATERDGGWLVESGPNSLLADAGLLQLIDELGLAGQRIPANPAARKRFIVCRGRPAPVPMSPAALLRTPLLSFGGTLRLFGDVFLRPRVRTVDVSLADFIEAHFGTQVVDYALNPIVSGIYAGNPIKLSTRHAFPKLWQAERTHGSVLRGLLAGAKERKRQSLPKPQLISFRDGLQTLPHALAAQLPADALCLNCRVEALVPGSRWSVIAHGPQGAHTEEFDGVISALPAPALAQLRLGALGERPLALLDGIEHPPVSSLFLGFHREQVAHPLDGFGVLAPEIEKRSLLGVLFSSTLFPARAPDGHVALTVLIGGTRQPEIARRPPEEILAAIEPDLRQLLGVRGAPVFFRHHVWPKAIPQYNLGYERYLEAFTACENTFPGFLLGGQARDGISVPACVAAGEKLAARCTALPSR; encoded by the coding sequence GTGAGCGCCTCCTCCTCTTCCTCCCGCAGCTTTGCGATTCTCGGCGCCGGCATCACCGGACTCACGGCAGCGTATCGCCTCACGCGTCTCGGCCATAACGTGCGCGTCTTCGAAAGCGCCGCTCGCGTCGGGGGTGCGATCGCCACGGAGCGCGACGGCGGCTGGCTCGTCGAAAGCGGGCCCAACTCCCTTCTCGCGGACGCCGGCCTGCTCCAGCTCATTGACGAACTCGGACTCGCCGGCCAGCGCATCCCCGCGAATCCCGCCGCGCGCAAACGCTTCATCGTCTGTCGGGGCCGCCCGGCGCCCGTCCCGATGTCGCCCGCCGCTCTTCTTCGCACGCCCCTGCTCTCGTTCGGGGGCACCCTGCGGCTTTTCGGCGACGTCTTTCTCCGTCCGCGCGTGCGCACGGTCGACGTCAGCCTCGCCGATTTCATCGAGGCGCATTTTGGCACCCAAGTGGTGGACTACGCGCTCAATCCCATCGTCAGCGGCATCTACGCCGGCAACCCCATCAAGCTATCGACCCGCCACGCGTTCCCCAAACTCTGGCAGGCCGAACGCACCCACGGCTCCGTGCTCCGCGGTCTGCTCGCCGGCGCGAAAGAGCGCAAACGCCAGAGCCTCCCGAAGCCGCAGCTCATTTCGTTTCGCGACGGCCTGCAAACCCTCCCCCACGCGCTCGCCGCTCAACTTCCCGCTGACGCGCTCTGCCTGAATTGCCGCGTCGAAGCGCTCGTTCCCGGTTCGCGCTGGAGTGTCATTGCGCACGGTCCGCAGGGCGCGCACACGGAGGAATTCGACGGCGTCATTTCTGCGCTGCCCGCTCCCGCGCTGGCCCAGTTGCGTCTCGGCGCCCTCGGCGAACGCCCGCTCGCGCTCCTCGACGGCATCGAACACCCGCCGGTGTCGTCGCTGTTTCTCGGTTTCCATCGCGAGCAGGTCGCGCATCCGCTCGACGGCTTCGGCGTCCTCGCGCCCGAGATCGAAAAGCGTTCCCTCCTCGGCGTTCTCTTTTCGTCGACCCTTTTTCCCGCCCGCGCGCCCGACGGTCATGTCGCCCTGACCGTCCTGATCGGCGGCACCCGGCAACCCGAAATCGCCCGCCGCCCGCCCGAGGAAATCCTCGCCGCCATCGAACCCGATCTGCGCCAACTGCTCGGCGTGCGCGGCGCGCCGGTCTTCTTTCGTCACCACGTCTGGCCCAAGGCGATTCCGCAATACAACCTCGGCTACGAACGCTACCTCGAAGCGTTCACGGCCTGCGAAAACACCTTTCCCGGCTTCCTGCTCGGCGGTCAGGCGCGCGACGGGATTTCCGTGCCGGCCTGCGTCGCCGCCGGCGAAAAACTCGCCGCCCGCTGCACCGCCTTGCCGTCGCGCTGA
- the hemE gene encoding uroporphyrinogen decarboxylase: MTSRERFLAAAACSPLDRPPLWVMRQAGRYLPEYRALKAKSSFLEMVRTPALAAEVTLQPLRRFALDAAILFSDILVIPEALGQPYHFREQGGIAMEYRLETRAQIDALAPADAVPEHLHYVRDTLALLKTQLAGSHALLGFGGSPWTLATYMVEGGSSDDFERIKHFFYTDRVTFDALLEKLTAALIAYFKMQIAAGADAIQIFDSWGGIIAGPDYEAASLQWIRRIIAALPPAFPVILYAKGTASHLTDQAFTGARVLSVDWTCDLSIVRRTLPANVAVQGNLDPVLLNTTPEIVRHETLRLLESMRGTAGHIFNLGHGIMPHAKIECMQALVDTVTTWR, encoded by the coding sequence ATGACTTCCCGCGAACGTTTTCTCGCCGCCGCCGCCTGCTCGCCGCTCGACCGCCCGCCGCTCTGGGTCATGCGCCAGGCCGGCCGTTACCTGCCGGAATATCGCGCGCTCAAGGCGAAATCATCCTTCCTCGAAATGGTGCGCACTCCCGCCCTCGCCGCCGAGGTCACCCTCCAGCCGCTGCGCCGTTTCGCCCTCGATGCCGCGATTCTTTTCTCCGACATCCTCGTCATCCCCGAAGCGCTCGGCCAGCCGTATCACTTTCGCGAGCAAGGCGGCATCGCCATGGAGTATCGCCTCGAAACGCGCGCCCAAATCGATGCCCTCGCGCCCGCCGACGCCGTGCCGGAGCATCTCCATTACGTCCGCGACACCCTCGCGCTGCTCAAAACTCAACTCGCCGGCTCGCACGCGCTCCTCGGTTTCGGCGGTTCGCCGTGGACGCTCGCCACCTACATGGTCGAAGGCGGGAGCTCGGATGACTTCGAGCGCATCAAACACTTTTTCTACACCGATCGCGTCACGTTCGACGCGCTCCTCGAAAAGCTCACGGCGGCCCTCATCGCCTATTTCAAAATGCAAATCGCCGCCGGGGCCGACGCGATTCAGATCTTCGACTCGTGGGGCGGCATCATCGCCGGACCGGATTACGAGGCCGCCTCGCTGCAATGGATCCGCCGCATCATCGCCGCGCTGCCGCCCGCGTTTCCCGTCATCCTGTATGCCAAAGGCACGGCGTCGCACCTCACCGATCAGGCATTCACCGGCGCGCGGGTGTTGAGCGTCGATTGGACATGCGATCTCTCGATCGTCCGCCGCACGTTGCCCGCCAACGTCGCCGTGCAAGGCAACCTCGACCCCGTCCTCCTCAACACCACTCCGGAAATCGTCCGCCACGAAACGCTGCGCCTCCTCGAATCGATGCGCGGCACCGCCGGCCACATCTTCAATCTCGGCCACGGCATCATGCCGCACGCCAAGATCGAATGCATGCAGGCATTGGTCGACACCGTCACCACGTGGCGCTGA
- the hemF gene encoding oxygen-dependent coproporphyrinogen oxidase gives MSSAPELSTVRHYLLNLQDAICGALEAEDGAARFRTDDWTRPAGGGGRTRILTDGAVFEKAGVAFSHVSGLALPPSASAHRPELAGKPWEAFGVSLVIHPRNPYAPTSHANVRFFIAGADTAAPVWWFGGGFDLTPYYGFEEDCMHWHRTAQAALAPFGDTLYPRFKKWCDDYFFLKHRQEPRGIGGLFFDDFNELGFERSFALLRAVGDAFLPAYRPIVARRKATPFTDRERQFQLYRRGRYVEFNLVWDRGTLFGLQSGGRTESILMSLPPLVRWDYDWQPAPGSPEARLYEVFLPPRAWAAS, from the coding sequence ATGTCTTCCGCGCCCGAACTTTCCACCGTCCGCCATTACCTCCTCAACCTGCAGGATGCCATCTGCGGCGCCCTTGAGGCTGAGGATGGCGCCGCGCGCTTCCGCACCGACGACTGGACGCGCCCCGCCGGCGGCGGCGGCCGCACGCGCATCCTGACCGACGGCGCGGTGTTCGAGAAGGCCGGCGTCGCCTTTTCCCACGTGAGCGGCCTCGCCCTGCCCCCTTCGGCCTCCGCGCATCGCCCCGAGCTCGCCGGCAAACCATGGGAAGCCTTCGGCGTCTCGCTCGTGATCCATCCGCGCAATCCTTACGCCCCCACGAGTCACGCCAACGTCCGCTTTTTCATCGCCGGCGCCGACACCGCCGCGCCCGTCTGGTGGTTCGGCGGCGGTTTCGACCTCACGCCCTATTACGGCTTCGAGGAAGATTGCATGCACTGGCATCGCACCGCCCAAGCGGCCCTCGCGCCCTTCGGCGACACGCTTTATCCGCGTTTCAAAAAGTGGTGCGACGACTACTTTTTCCTCAAACATCGCCAGGAGCCCCGCGGCATCGGCGGTTTGTTTTTCGACGACTTTAACGAACTCGGTTTCGAACGCTCCTTCGCTCTCCTGCGCGCGGTCGGCGATGCGTTTCTGCCCGCGTATCGGCCGATCGTCGCACGCCGCAAAGCCACGCCCTTCACCGATCGCGAACGCCAGTTTCAACTTTATCGCCGCGGCCGCTACGTGGAGTTCAACCTCGTCTGGGATCGCGGCACCCTGTTTGGCCTCCAAAGCGGCGGGCGCACGGAATCCATCCTCATGAGTCTGCCGCCGCTCGTGCGCTGGGATTACGATTGGCAACCCGCACCGGGTTCGCCCGAAGCGCGCCTTTACGAAGTTTTCCTCCCGCCCCGCGCTTGGGCCGCGAGCTGA
- a CDS encoding D-alanyl-D-alanine carboxypeptidase family protein, whose amino-acid sequence MPAVSAAKTHARPAPAREAAPAYKGAIIVDAASGKVLFEDNADISNPPASVTKLMTYLVVSDHLQKGTLTLQTPITVTAEDARMGGTQVWLKEKEVFTVEDLLYALMIQSANDAASALARTTAGTTSAFVELMNARAQSLGMLHTTFRSPHGLPPPSRRIADGDLTTPRDLATLARYLVLHTDILKYTSVKTRRFGEGQRPSDTVVVMNNHNHLLGRINGVDGLKTGFTNGAGFCLAATALRNGHRIIAVSMGSTDRKTRDIKMAELLERGFRLLPADAPAFARAPDAPPATTPITAAPLPAGHDVLGDSSAPVIKFSIPDKK is encoded by the coding sequence GTGCCCGCCGTTTCCGCGGCCAAAACCCACGCGCGGCCCGCACCCGCCCGCGAAGCCGCTCCCGCCTACAAAGGCGCGATCATCGTCGATGCCGCCAGCGGCAAAGTCCTCTTCGAAGACAACGCCGACATCAGTAATCCGCCCGCGAGCGTCACCAAACTCATGACGTATCTCGTCGTGAGCGACCACTTGCAAAAGGGCACCCTTACGCTGCAGACGCCCATCACCGTCACCGCCGAAGACGCCCGCATGGGTGGCACGCAGGTTTGGTTGAAGGAAAAGGAAGTCTTCACCGTGGAAGATCTCCTCTACGCGTTGATGATCCAATCCGCCAACGACGCCGCCTCCGCGCTCGCCCGCACCACCGCCGGCACCACCTCCGCCTTCGTTGAACTGATGAACGCCCGCGCCCAAAGCCTCGGGATGCTTCACACCACCTTTCGTTCGCCCCACGGCCTGCCTCCCCCGAGCCGTCGCATCGCCGACGGCGATCTCACCACCCCCCGCGACCTCGCCACTCTCGCCCGCTACCTCGTCCTCCACACCGACATTTTGAAATACACCTCCGTGAAAACGCGTCGTTTCGGCGAGGGCCAGCGCCCGTCGGATACCGTCGTCGTGATGAACAACCATAACCATCTGCTCGGTCGCATCAACGGCGTCGACGGCCTCAAGACCGGCTTCACCAACGGCGCCGGCTTCTGCCTCGCCGCCACCGCCCTGCGCAACGGTCACCGCATCATCGCCGTCAGCATGGGCTCCACCGATCGCAAAACGCGCGACATCAAAATGGCCGAACTCCTCGAACGCGGCTTCAGACTCCTCCCCGCCGACGCCCCCGCCTTCGCCCGCGCGCCCGATGCTCCGCCTGCGACGACACCCATTACCGCCGCGCCGCTGCCGGCGGGTCACGACGTCCTCGGCGACAGCTCCGCCCCAGTGATCAAGTTTTCGATCCCCGACAAAAAGTAG